One Thiocapsa sp. genomic window, TCGACATGGCAAGTCCTTGGGTGAGAGAGGTTCCGGGCACGGCTAAGGTGGTGCGGTCGTGTCGAGAGAGCGGACCTCCCCGTCAGGCGCTTGTCCCGCCGACGGTCAGGCCGTCGATCCGCAAGGTCGGTTGACCGACCCCGACCGGGACGCTCTGGCCCTCTTTTCCGCAGGTCCCGACACCCTGGTCGAGTCGCAGATCGTTGCCGATCATGCTGACCCGCGTCAGGACGTCCGGCCCGTTGCCGATGAGAGTGGCGCCCTTGACGGGGCGTCCGACCTTGCCGTTTTCGATCAGGTAGGCCTCGCTCGCCGAGAAGACGAACTTGCCCGAGGTGATGTCCACCTGTCCACCGCCGAAATTGACCGCGTACAAGCCTTTGTCCACCGAGGCGATGATCTCCTCGGGATCACGCTCGCCGGCGAGCATGTAAGTGTTGGTCATGCGCGGCATCGGCAGGTGAGCGTAGGATTCGCGACGACCGTTGCCCGTGGAGTGCGTCCCGGTCAGGCGCGCATTGAGCTTGTCCTGCATGTAAGCACAGAGGATGCCGTCTTCGATCAGGACCGTATTCTGGGTCATCGTCCCTTCGTCGTCGATGTTCAGCGACCCTCGCCGTCCGGGCAAGGTGCCGTCGTCCACGACCGTCACGCCCGGCGCGGCCACCCGCTCGCCGATCCGCCCGGCGAAGGCCGAGCTGCCCTTGCGGTTGAAGTCGCCCTCGAGCCCGTGCCCGATCGCCTCGTGCAGCAGCACGCCCGGCCAGCCGGATCCGAGCACGACCGTCATGGTCCCGGCGGGCGCATCGCCGGCTTCGAGATTGGTGACGGCCAGACGCACGGCTTCGCGCGCGAAGGACATCGCCCGGTCTTCGAGGAGAAAATAATCCAGATCGGCACGCGCGCCGCCTCCGCTCGATCCCTGCTCGCGACGCCCGCCGTCCTCGGCGACGACGCTCACGTTCAGCCTGACCAGTGGACGCACATCGGCCGACAAGGCGCCGTCGTCGCCCAACACCAGGACGGTGTCCTGCACCGCGACGACACTGGCGACCACCTCGCGCACGCGCGGGTCGGCACGCCGTGCCTCGGCATCGACCCGTTGCAGCAGCGCGATCTTGTCCGGATCGGGCAGGCTGGCGATCGGATTGGTGGGGTCGTAGAGGCTGCGCTTGTTCGCAACCTCGCCGATGCGCACCTGCGCGCCGTGGCCGATCCGCGCGATCGCTCGGGCGGCCTCGGCCGCCTGTGCCAAGGCCGGGAAACGCAGCTCGTCGGAGTAGGCGAAACCGGTCTTCTCCCCGCTGATCGCCCGTAGTCCGGCGCCTTGCTCGATACTGAAGTTGCCGTCCTTGATGATCCCGTCTTCGAGGATCCAGGACTCGAGCCGGCTGGACTGGAAATAGATATCCGCGGCATCCACCGCGGAGCCGGCGAGAAGGCCGAGCAGGCGGTCGAGGTCCTGCTCGGTCAATCCCGCAGGCTCGAGAATACTCGTGCGTGCAATCGCAATCGGGTCGGTCATCATCGGGTGTTGTCGAGCTCCGTCGGGGAGACAGGGTCGTGCGCCTGTGCACGACCGCCTGTCGGAATGTGTCAAAACTGCGGTCTCAGGCGCGGCATTTCAAACGACGATGGTCGATCGTCGGGAAGTTGCGTCTGACCGAGTCCTGATAGTCGTCGTCCAATGCGCAGCAGATGAAGCCCGATCCTCTCGGCACCTGCGCGAGCACCGTACCCCAGGGATCGACGATCATACTGTGACCGTGAGTCTCGCGGCCGTTGATGTGGAAGCCGCCTTGCGCCGCCGCGATCACGTAGGCGAGATTCTCGATGGCCCGGGCGCGCACCAGGGTTTCCCAATGGGCCTTCCCCGTGATGGCGGTGAAGGACGAGGGGATCGCCAGGATCTCCATGCCGCCGTCGAGCATGCGACGAAACATCTCCGGGAAGCGCAGGTCGTAGCAGACCGCGACCCCCATGCGTCCGAACGGCGTGTCCAGGACGACGGTCTGGTCTCCCGGCTCGATCGTCGCCGACTCCTGGTAACGCTCCCCACCCTCGGGCAGACAAACGTCGAACAGATGCACCTTGTCGTAACGGCCCACCCGCTCGCCGCGATCGTCGAACACCAGACAGGCCGCACGAATCTTGCCGGCATCATCGGCAGCCAACGGGATGGTCCCGCCCACGAGCCAGACGCCCTGCTGCTTGGCTACCCGCGCCAAAAACGCCTGCAAGGGGCCGTCGCCGTCTTCCTCGCGCAGCGCCAGTTGATCCTGATCGCGTTTGCCCATGAAGGCAAAGTTCTCCGGAAGCACGACGAGACTCGCGCCCTTGTCCTTCGCCGCCTTGATCAGGCGTTCCGCCTCGAAGAGGTTGGCGTTTACGTTTGGACCGGTCGCCATCTGGACCGCTCCGACCTTCGGTTTTGTCTTCATGGTCTCTACCGCAATCACTGCTGCCCCGGCAGGCGAAGGGGCGGGCCAATCCGATTCGGCCTGCGACGCGATCCGATCGGCGACTCGAGGGAAAGGGTCGTGGACGCGACATCTGCTCGTGCATGCCCGAGCGACCGAATGCGCCGCGCCGCCAACCTATCGACTCGGAACGATACCACCCCTGCCGATCGGCCGAAACAATCCCGCTCCATCAGGCTCAATCCAGGAAGTGATTTGGCTCCGGCGACGTCGGCACTTCGCCGGAAGTGGGCGCGGGCGAGGCATCCACACCGACCGCCGGATCCCAGCCGACCCGGCTGACATCCGGATTGCTCCAGGGTCCGGTCACCCGGTAGCGGTAACGCCCGAGACGGTCGATGGCATTGCCGGCAATCCGATCGACCAGATAGACGGCGGCCCCCACGACCGGCCCGCCCGCGACCGCGCTGGCCAGCGCAACGCTCGAGCCGATCCGCGGCTCCACGACGACACTCTGCTCGAAACGCTGATTCAGCAGATCGCTCGAGCCGCCGACGATCACCTTGCTGGCCGGGCCATCGATGGTGAAGGCATCGAGTGTCGCCTTGCCCGCGGCGACCTGGATCCGGCCCCGCATCTCCTCGAAGGCAAAGCCCTGACCGTAGAGATCGGTGAAATCCATCGTCAGACGCCGCTTCAAGGCACTCAGGTTCAGGAACCCCAGCACCCGCCCGACACCGGGCTCGACGTCCAACAGCCGGCCCGAGCCGACCTCCACATCCACGAAACCGAGCGCCTGCGCCAGTTTGAAGTCGTCGAACCCACCCGGCCAGCCCAGCATGAGCTGTGCCTGCATCGGTGCGCCCTCGAGCCGGTTCTGTGAATCCAGCGCCTCGAGCAGGACACCCGAATCGAGCGATTCCACGCGCATCGAGACCTCGCTGCGACCGCCGCTCTCGGATCGCATCCAAGCGGCCTCGCCCTCGGCCGAGACCAACCCCTCGCCGAGCAGCCGGATGCTCGGCAGGCGCAGACCCAGCAGGTCCGGGCGCAGGTCGAGCTGCAGCGTTCCCAACAAGGCATCGCCCCAGCTCAACCGCGCGATGCGCACGTCGATCGGGGGAAGACCGCGGAACGGATCCTGGATAGGCAGGGCCGAAGGTTCGGAGTCACCCCGCTGCGGAGCATCCCGAAAGGCGAGCAGATCCAGACGCTCCAGCGCAACACGCACGGGCGCCGAGTCCGTCGCCGGGATCTCGATCTCGCCTGCGAGCTCGTTCGCTCGCACGGCAACCTCCCAGCCCTTGCCCAACGGCCCGCCGTCGGTCGGCGTCAGGCGCAGATCGACATCGGTCAACCGCGGCCCGCCCAACGCGAGCCGATCGATCCGCAGATCGGCACCGCGGAACCAGACGTCGGCGCCGAGCACGCGGGGCGACTCGCCAGCCTGCTTGGCGGTCGAGAGCGCCTCCAGGCGCCCCATCCAGGCGACCAGGTCGAGATCGGCCAAGCGCCCGTCCAGAAACACCCCTTCGCCCTCGGGAGACGGCGCGGACTCGCCCCCGAGGCGCACGTGGGCCCGCATCGCGGGTGCGGGCGACCCACTCAGCCCGAGCATTAAATCGCCGGCCACCTCGCCGAGACGACCGGCGACACGCAGAGCGCTCCCGGGCACCAGCGCGCCGACGAG contains:
- the tldD gene encoding metalloprotease TldD codes for the protein MTDPIAIARTSILEPAGLTEQDLDRLLGLLAGSAVDAADIYFQSSRLESWILEDGIIKDGNFSIEQGAGLRAISGEKTGFAYSDELRFPALAQAAEAARAIARIGHGAQVRIGEVANKRSLYDPTNPIASLPDPDKIALLQRVDAEARRADPRVREVVASVVAVQDTVLVLGDDGALSADVRPLVRLNVSVVAEDGGRREQGSSGGGARADLDYFLLEDRAMSFAREAVRLAVTNLEAGDAPAGTMTVVLGSGWPGVLLHEAIGHGLEGDFNRKGSSAFAGRIGERVAAPGVTVVDDGTLPGRRGSLNIDDEGTMTQNTVLIEDGILCAYMQDKLNARLTGTHSTGNGRRESYAHLPMPRMTNTYMLAGERDPEEIIASVDKGLYAVNFGGGQVDITSGKFVFSASEAYLIENGKVGRPVKGATLIGNGPDVLTRVSMIGNDLRLDQGVGTCGKEGQSVPVGVGQPTLRIDGLTVGGTSA
- a CDS encoding carbon-nitrogen hydrolase family protein, with translation MKTKPKVGAVQMATGPNVNANLFEAERLIKAAKDKGASLVVLPENFAFMGKRDQDQLALREEDGDGPLQAFLARVAKQQGVWLVGGTIPLAADDAGKIRAACLVFDDRGERVGRYDKVHLFDVCLPEGGERYQESATIEPGDQTVVLDTPFGRMGVAVCYDLRFPEMFRRMLDGGMEILAIPSSFTAITGKAHWETLVRARAIENLAYVIAAAQGGFHINGRETHGHSMIVDPWGTVLAQVPRGSGFICCALDDDYQDSVRRNFPTIDHRRLKCRA
- a CDS encoding YhdP family protein, with translation MTGLGWDRAGSLPGVHGLAVRWRADREGGEARVGSAGLGLDLRPLFSEPLALDRLSTRLDWRIDATGAARISARNLTFENADLAGRARLVLDLPADGSSPLMDLRASFYDGDGSRVRPYLPVGIMHRDLVRWLERAIVSGRVPQADLIFRGPLAAYPFRGHEGRFELLLELAETVLDYLPDWPEIREASGRLRFLDQSLTIELDRGRILDSRLVRARGEIPELWGAQGMRIVGETEGPFSDGLRTLTETPLAKDLGRLAGSLEVTGDTRLRLEIDLPFTKRRQLGVAGRLSWPKPATLAIRGTPVELSRLGGEVTFTEKSIAAEAVEAMLWDRPLSLSIATLNPGVADASATLIKARARTPVTELGRRFPSPAWGLLSGEIDWDLDVTIRNRDVRAAALPLDYRLASRLNGLTIDLPAPLGKSASATRDLELVGALVPGSALRVAGRLGEVAGDLMLGLSGSPAPAMRAHVRLGGESAPSPEGEGVFLDGRLADLDLVAWMGRLEALSTAKQAGESPRVLGADVWFRGADLRIDRLALGGPRLTDVDLRLTPTDGGPLGKGWEVAVRANELAGEIEIPATDSAPVRVALERLDLLAFRDAPQRGDSEPSALPIQDPFRGLPPIDVRIARLSWGDALLGTLQLDLRPDLLGLRLPSIRLLGEGLVSAEGEAAWMRSESGGRSEVSMRVESLDSGVLLEALDSQNRLEGAPMQAQLMLGWPGGFDDFKLAQALGFVDVEVGSGRLLDVEPGVGRVLGFLNLSALKRRLTMDFTDLYGQGFAFEEMRGRIQVAAGKATLDAFTIDGPASKVIVGGSSDLLNQRFEQSVVVEPRIGSSVALASAVAGGPVVGAAVYLVDRIAGNAIDRLGRYRYRVTGPWSNPDVSRVGWDPAVGVDASPAPTSGEVPTSPEPNHFLD